In one Rutidosis leptorrhynchoides isolate AG116_Rl617_1_P2 chromosome 8, CSIRO_AGI_Rlap_v1, whole genome shotgun sequence genomic region, the following are encoded:
- the LOC139863492 gene encoding uncharacterized protein, with protein MKHKGWVDELPKVLWAHRTTHKNNTGETPFCLVYGSEAVIPAEITILSERVLSYNEEENDERFHTNLGYAKERREMAAICKAANKQRIAKYYDKRVRARTYKVRDLVWRDNQASRAQNTGKLGPNWEGPYKVIGISNTGTYKLAELKGNPIKRTWHATALKKCYM; from the coding sequence ATGAAGCACAAAGGATGGGTGGATGAATTGCCCAAAGTCTTATGGGCACACAGAACAACACACAAGAACAACACAGGAGAAACGCCATTTTGCTTGGTATATGGCTCCGAGGCAGTGATCCCAGCGGAGATAACTATTCTAAGCGAAAGAGTATTGTCGTACAATGAGGAAGAAAATGATGAAAGGTTTCACACCAATTTGGGCTATGCAAAAGAACGCAGGGAGATGGCGGCGATCTGCAAAGCGGCCAACAAACAGCGCATCGCAAAATACTACGATAAACGTGTGCGAGCGAGAACGTACAAGGTAAGAGATCTTGTATGGCGCGATAATCAAGCAAGCAGGGCCCAAAACACTGGAAAATTGGGGCCAAattgggaaggaccttataaggtcataGGGATCAGTAACACCGGAACTTACAAACTGGCAGAGCTCAAGGGTAATCCAATCAAGCGGACTTGGCATGCTACCGCGCTTAAGAAATGTTACATGTAA